Proteins from a genomic interval of Paenibacillus sp. RC334:
- a CDS encoding response regulator transcription factor gives MKKILLIEDEKNLARFIELELKHESYEVTVNYEGRKGLESALSKEWDIILLDLMLPGLNGIEVCRRIRKTKQTPIIMLTARDGVMDKVMGLDSGADDYIPKPFAIEELLARMRSLLRRSGSVEDTNQIIYNGLVLDSEARILTKDQQIIELTKREFDLLSILMQNIGRVMTRERLMELIWGYDSEVETNVVDVYIRYLRSKIDEPGEPSFIQTLRGLGYVIRK, from the coding sequence ATGAAGAAGATACTGCTGATCGAGGATGAGAAAAATTTGGCCCGTTTCATTGAACTGGAACTAAAGCATGAATCTTACGAGGTAACTGTTAATTATGAAGGGCGGAAGGGGCTGGAGTCTGCATTAAGCAAGGAATGGGATATCATCCTGCTGGATTTAATGCTCCCAGGCCTCAACGGAATCGAAGTATGCCGACGGATTCGCAAAACGAAACAAACTCCAATCATTATGCTGACCGCCAGAGACGGTGTGATGGACAAAGTGATGGGGCTGGACAGCGGGGCAGATGATTATATCCCTAAGCCTTTTGCTATTGAAGAGTTGCTGGCACGGATGCGTTCTTTGCTGCGACGCAGTGGCTCTGTGGAAGATACCAATCAAATTATCTACAATGGACTGGTACTGGACAGCGAGGCCCGCATTTTGACCAAAGACCAGCAGATTATTGAATTGACGAAGCGTGAATTTGATCTGCTGTCCATATTAATGCAGAATATTGGGCGCGTCATGACCCGGGAGAGGCTAATGGAACTCATATGGGGCTATGATTCAGAGGTGGAAACGAATGTCGTAGATGTGTATATTCGTTACCTGCGAAGCAAAATCGACGAGCCTGGGGAACCGAGCTTTATTCAGACACTACGCGGATTGGGGTATGTGATCCGAAAATGA
- a CDS encoding HAMP domain-containing histidine kinase — protein MTTLKSIFSRLPIRWKMAVWSSLLLCILFVLYNGVQYFTINQWMVSEGEVSIRKSMNEIQSFFQVKQMSAQEIVNSRRFIEDMNDPHQMIRILNEQGTPLLSVSDEMPEDWFPPQTAQSTRIMTAWHLEDQVLIMRSPLNSGGFTGTIEIINNMENLEKVSDKIKGVMIVGGIGAIVLSALGGIFLSRQLIRPIQSMTDTMTRIRKKGLHEERVQVSDNNDELSNLGRVFNGLIDQLERSFLQQKQFVEDASHELRTPISIIEGHISLLNRWGKHDPAILDESLSVSVQELERLKGIVNDLLELTRAESGTSEQNVPAIDIRHTVQYTLTNFAMLHPDMIFREELTPLEKVQIHITPQHLEQLLLIVLDNAVKYSGSSKEILVTGTLERNEVYIHITDYGIGIPAEDLPYLFDRFYRVDKARSREQGGTGLGLAIAKQLVKRYNGDIRVSSIEHIGATVTLCFRAYRV, from the coding sequence ATGACAACGTTAAAATCCATATTCTCCCGGCTGCCCATTCGTTGGAAAATGGCGGTGTGGTCTTCGTTGCTGCTATGTATTTTGTTTGTTTTGTACAACGGTGTCCAATACTTTACGATTAACCAATGGATGGTCAGTGAGGGAGAAGTGAGCATCCGCAAGAGTATGAATGAAATCCAAAGTTTTTTTCAGGTAAAACAAATGTCCGCACAGGAAATCGTGAACAGTCGACGATTTATTGAGGATATGAATGATCCGCATCAAATGATTCGTATTTTGAACGAGCAAGGAACCCCGCTATTGAGCGTCAGCGACGAGATGCCTGAGGATTGGTTTCCGCCGCAAACGGCGCAAAGCACCCGTATTATGACTGCTTGGCATCTGGAGGATCAGGTTTTGATCATGCGAAGTCCGCTGAATTCAGGTGGTTTTACGGGAACAATTGAAATTATCAATAATATGGAAAATTTAGAGAAGGTGAGTGACAAAATAAAAGGTGTCATGATTGTGGGCGGTATAGGTGCTATTGTTTTAAGCGCCCTAGGAGGAATTTTTCTTTCACGCCAGTTAATTCGGCCGATTCAGTCCATGACGGATACGATGACAAGAATACGGAAAAAAGGGCTGCATGAGGAACGTGTCCAAGTATCCGATAACAATGACGAGCTGTCAAATCTGGGAAGAGTGTTTAATGGGCTGATTGATCAGTTGGAGCGTTCTTTCCTACAGCAAAAGCAGTTTGTTGAGGATGCCTCCCATGAATTACGTACACCCATTTCGATTATTGAAGGCCATATCTCCTTATTAAACCGTTGGGGCAAACACGATCCGGCTATATTGGATGAGTCGCTCAGTGTGTCCGTTCAGGAGCTTGAACGTTTGAAAGGGATTGTAAACGATCTTCTGGAGTTGACGCGGGCCGAATCGGGAACTTCTGAACAGAATGTGCCTGCAATAGATATCCGTCACACCGTTCAGTATACGCTCACCAATTTTGCCATGCTGCATCCTGATATGATATTCCGAGAGGAACTGACTCCCCTCGAAAAGGTGCAGATTCACATCACGCCTCAGCATCTGGAACAACTGTTACTGATCGTGCTGGATAACGCCGTTAAATATTCTGGCTCTTCGAAAGAAATCCTTGTAACGGGGACGCTGGAACGAAATGAGGTTTATATTCATATTACCGATTACGGAATCGGAATTCCGGCGGAGGACTTGCCATATTTATTCGACCGATTTTATCGGGTGGATAAGGCCAGAAGCCGCGAGCAGGGCGGGACAGGTTTGGGCCTTGCGATAGCCAAGCAGCTGGTCAAGCGATATAACGGTGACATCAGAGTAAGCAGTATTGAACATATAGGGGCAACTGTAACGCTTTGTTTTCGGGCGTACAGGGTCTGA
- a CDS encoding undecaprenyl-diphosphatase, which yields MLSNLDYQILHFINEQANSFSVLNGLMRFFAEDAQYVFALGLLLYWFSRNKLNRKMIISAVVSVCLGMGISFIIGHLVYRDRPFVAHAVIQLIKHPANASFPSDHAIGAFALAATFWLYGKRFRLLWLAAALLIGFSRIWAGVHYPSDIAAGALIGTLCAVSTQYLLLRFKRPQQLADSCLKLYEKIEYKIWNKTTKPQSEDA from the coding sequence ATGTTATCTAACCTGGACTATCAGATTCTCCACTTCATTAATGAACAAGCGAATAGCTTTTCTGTTTTGAATGGGCTGATGCGTTTTTTCGCCGAAGATGCCCAATATGTATTCGCCTTGGGCTTGCTCCTGTACTGGTTTTCAAGAAATAAACTCAACCGGAAAATGATCATATCGGCTGTGGTATCCGTATGTCTGGGCATGGGGATCAGCTTTATTATCGGACATCTTGTGTACCGGGATCGTCCCTTCGTCGCCCACGCCGTCATTCAGCTAATCAAGCACCCGGCCAATGCCTCCTTCCCGAGCGACCATGCCATTGGAGCTTTTGCGCTGGCGGCCACGTTTTGGCTGTACGGTAAGAGGTTTAGATTGTTGTGGCTCGCCGCAGCTTTACTTATCGGTTTTTCCCGTATCTGGGCTGGCGTTCATTACCCGTCAGATATTGCGGCTGGTGCACTGATTGGCACCTTGTGTGCAGTTAGTACCCAATATCTGCTCCTGCGTTTCAAACGTCCTCAGCAACTGGCAGACTCGTGCCTGAAACTGTACGAAAAAATAGAATATAAAATTTGGAACAAAACGACAAAACCTCAATCTGAGGATGCTTGA
- a CDS encoding YebC/PmpR family DNA-binding transcriptional regulator: MGRKWNNIKEKKASKDANTSRIYAKFGVEIYVAAKQGEPDPESNRVLRVVLERAKTYNVPKAIIDRAIEKAKGAGDENYVELRYEGFGPNGSMVIVDALTNNVNRTASDVRSAFTKNGGSLGVSGSVAYMFDSTAVIGLVGKTADEVLELLMEADVEVRDIIEEDEAVIVYAEPDQFHAVQEAFKQAGVTEFTVAELTMLAQNDITLPEDAQLQFDKLIDALEDLEDVQQVYHNVDSEE, translated from the coding sequence ATGGGACGTAAGTGGAACAATATTAAAGAAAAAAAGGCATCCAAGGATGCTAATACGAGTCGTATATATGCTAAATTTGGCGTAGAAATCTATGTAGCAGCCAAACAGGGCGAGCCTGATCCTGAATCCAATCGGGTTTTAAGAGTCGTACTAGAACGTGCAAAAACGTACAATGTACCGAAAGCCATCATTGACCGGGCTATTGAAAAAGCAAAAGGTGCCGGGGATGAAAACTATGTTGAGCTTCGCTATGAAGGCTTCGGACCGAATGGTTCCATGGTCATTGTAGATGCACTCACCAATAACGTAAACCGTACGGCATCTGATGTGCGCTCTGCTTTTACTAAAAATGGCGGCAGTCTGGGTGTAAGCGGATCTGTAGCCTATATGTTTGATTCAACGGCGGTTATTGGTCTGGTAGGTAAAACCGCAGATGAAGTGTTGGAGCTGTTGATGGAGGCAGATGTAGAGGTACGTGACATCATCGAAGAAGATGAAGCAGTTATCGTATACGCAGAGCCTGACCAATTCCATGCTGTACAGGAAGCTTTCAAGCAGGCGGGAGTTACAGAATTTACAGTGGCCGAACTTACCATGCTTGCCCAAAATGATATTACACTTCCAGAAGATGCACAGCTTCAATTTGACAAATTGATTGATGCATTAGAAGATTTGGAGGATGTTCAGCAGGTTTACCACAACGTAGACTCTGAGGAATAA
- a CDS encoding oxalate decarboxylase family bicupin, which yields MHNDCSKNARVPQPIRSDGAGGIDKGPRDVMRDLQNPDMLVPPVTDNGLIPNMRFSFSDAHMQLNHGGWSREVTARELPIATTLAGVNMSLTPGGVRELHWHQQAEWSYMLLGSARITAVDQNGRNFIADVGPGDLWYFPPGIPHSIQGLEEGCEFLLVFDDGSFSDLNTLSISDWFAHTPKDVLSANFGVPEADFSSIPQEQVYIYQDAVPGSLQSQAVSSPYGTIPQSFKHELLAQPPIKTPGGSVRIVDSSNFPISQTIAAALVEIEPGAMREMHWHPNNDEWQYYLTGQGRMTVFGGNGAARTFDFRAGDVGYVPFAYGHYIQNTGSSTLWFLEMFKSDRFADVSLNQWMALTPTELIQSNLNVGADVTSKLRKAKWPVVKYPGYSFYPKDEL from the coding sequence ATGCATAATGATTGCTCGAAAAATGCCAGAGTGCCCCAGCCCATCAGAAGTGACGGTGCTGGAGGCATCGACAAGGGTCCCCGGGATGTGATGAGGGATTTGCAAAATCCCGACATGCTGGTTCCACCCGTAACAGATAATGGACTCATTCCGAACATGAGGTTTTCTTTTTCAGATGCCCATATGCAGTTGAATCACGGTGGATGGTCAAGAGAAGTTACCGCAAGGGAGCTCCCCATTGCCACAACCCTTGCCGGCGTGAACATGAGTTTGACACCGGGCGGCGTACGCGAACTTCATTGGCACCAGCAGGCGGAATGGTCTTATATGCTGTTGGGGAGTGCCCGTATTACAGCCGTCGACCAAAATGGTCGGAATTTTATTGCTGATGTGGGTCCTGGTGATCTCTGGTATTTCCCACCTGGCATTCCACACTCTATACAAGGTCTTGAGGAAGGCTGCGAATTTTTGCTGGTTTTTGATGACGGCAGCTTTTCTGATCTGAACACATTATCCATCTCCGATTGGTTTGCACATACTCCAAAAGATGTACTGTCTGCCAATTTCGGCGTTCCTGAAGCTGATTTTTCGTCCATTCCTCAAGAACAAGTATACATTTATCAGGATGCCGTTCCCGGCTCTCTTCAAAGCCAAGCGGTTTCCTCTCCCTATGGTACGATACCTCAATCCTTTAAGCATGAATTACTCGCTCAGCCCCCCATCAAAACGCCGGGTGGAAGCGTACGAATCGTCGATTCTTCCAATTTTCCGATATCCCAAACGATCGCAGCTGCTCTGGTTGAGATTGAGCCTGGAGCCATGCGGGAAATGCACTGGCATCCCAATAATGACGAATGGCAATACTATCTTACCGGGCAAGGCCGAATGACTGTTTTTGGCGGAAATGGCGCGGCGCGTACATTTGATTTCAGAGCCGGGGATGTTGGATATGTGCCTTTTGCTTACGGTCATTACATCCAAAATACAGGCTCGAGCACGCTATGGTTTCTTGAAATGTTTAAAAGTGACCGTTTCGCTGATGTTTCCCTGAACCAATGGATGGCTCTTACCCCCACAGAGCTCATTCAGAGCAATTTAAATGTTGGTGCCGATGTGACCTCTAAATTGCGGAAGGCAAAATGGCCTGTCGTCAAGTATCCCGGTTATTCTTTTTATCCAAAGGATGAACTCTGA
- a CDS encoding ribosomal protein L7/L12 — METMEFIALIALIISVILLIKVYSLQARLNDLKSDVERLENRSGMSENRSGMSGISLSGTTATAPPHVLNAAVSEDINERLLLLIREGKKIQAIKELRVARDLSLKEAKDYVDDLERL; from the coding sequence GTGGAAACTATGGAATTTATAGCATTGATCGCGCTGATCATCTCCGTCATACTTTTGATCAAAGTCTATAGCTTGCAAGCTCGGCTTAATGACTTGAAATCCGATGTAGAGCGTCTTGAGAATCGTTCTGGAATGTCGGAGAATCGTTCTGGAATGTCGGGAATATCGCTGTCAGGCACAACCGCTACCGCGCCACCACATGTGCTAAACGCAGCAGTTTCGGAGGATATCAATGAAAGGCTGCTCCTGCTGATTAGAGAAGGCAAAAAGATTCAGGCGATAAAAGAGCTAAGAGTAGCTAGAGACCTCTCTTTAAAGGAAGCAAAGGACTATGTAGATGACCTGGAACGGCTCTAA
- a CDS encoding ROK family protein: MATCGNILKELLQTGEVLETELEESNGGRPARRYRYNADYSYILCLHVKTEGGVHTLTYAVANLLGEIIVEKTSIVPYIDYEVIENQIGELINIYGNVKAVGIGIPGVVHQGVIGVCDIDPLIGIPLGPQLHNKYGLEITIENDMHLTVYGFYKMQNYDEDKTFAIVAFPKDNFPGAGFIVDGHLLKGNTKFAGEVSFLPFDMTREEQLKQIKSAQGFVPLAIKTITSIIAVIDPVAIALTGELSKPAVLNDIYTGCLKDIPAEHMPEIFVKNDTYDEYMNGLISVTLESLTYNLKLVEKRK, encoded by the coding sequence GTGGCTACCTGCGGTAATATTCTGAAAGAGCTTCTTCAAACCGGGGAAGTGTTAGAGACAGAGCTGGAGGAATCCAACGGTGGACGCCCGGCAAGGCGGTATAGATATAACGCCGATTATTCCTATATTCTCTGTTTACATGTGAAAACAGAAGGCGGAGTGCATACTCTCACTTATGCGGTTGCCAATTTGCTGGGCGAAATCATTGTAGAGAAGACCTCGATTGTGCCTTATATTGATTATGAGGTCATAGAGAACCAAATTGGAGAACTCATTAACATCTATGGAAATGTCAAAGCGGTTGGCATTGGTATTCCCGGGGTTGTACATCAAGGGGTTATCGGTGTGTGTGATATCGATCCGCTCATAGGAATTCCTCTGGGTCCGCAGCTTCACAATAAATACGGACTGGAAATCACCATTGAAAATGATATGCATTTAACAGTCTATGGATTTTATAAAATGCAAAATTATGATGAGGACAAAACCTTTGCCATTGTTGCTTTTCCCAAGGATAACTTTCCGGGAGCCGGCTTTATTGTCGATGGACACTTATTAAAAGGAAATACTAAATTTGCAGGCGAAGTTTCCTTTTTACCCTTTGATATGACAAGAGAAGAACAGCTCAAGCAGATAAAAAGTGCTCAGGGATTCGTTCCACTGGCTATAAAGACGATCACTTCCATTATTGCTGTTATTGATCCTGTAGCTATCGCTTTGACCGGAGAATTATCCAAGCCTGCTGTATTGAACGATATTTATACTGGCTGTCTTAAGGATATACCAGCAGAGCATATGCCTGAGATTTTTGTGAAAAACGATACGTATGATGAATACATGAACGGGTTGATTTCGGTGACTCTTGAAAGTCTGACATACAATTTGAAATTGGTAGAAAAAAGAAAATAG
- a CDS encoding DUF1349 domain-containing protein: MKKTLLWETGTWTNAPLSTCQDGDTLKVTAKEGSDFWKNTLYGFDRSSGHALLANWEDSEAIEVTFQLASFNELYDQAGIMLYQGPEQWIKAGIEINDNIPQLAVVVTNGYSDWSLSAVPDWVGEEVTLRASRMNDAVIIRARTEAHGWRTVRVAPFPYKSAKQAGPFLCSPTRVGFEVTFTRWVTTMPDADLHIDPPM; encoded by the coding sequence ATGAAAAAAACATTATTATGGGAAACGGGAACATGGACCAATGCTCCATTGTCAACTTGTCAAGATGGCGACACCCTCAAGGTGACAGCCAAAGAGGGAAGTGACTTCTGGAAAAACACATTATACGGATTTGATCGCAGCAGCGGACATGCTTTATTGGCAAATTGGGAAGATTCTGAGGCCATAGAGGTCACATTTCAGCTTGCATCCTTTAATGAACTCTATGACCAGGCTGGAATTATGCTGTATCAAGGACCTGAGCAATGGATTAAAGCGGGGATTGAAATCAATGACAATATTCCCCAATTGGCTGTCGTGGTAACTAACGGTTATTCAGATTGGTCATTGTCCGCTGTGCCGGATTGGGTCGGTGAGGAAGTGACCTTGCGCGCTTCGCGGATGAACGATGCAGTGATTATCCGTGCCCGGACAGAAGCCCACGGCTGGCGCACAGTGCGTGTGGCGCCTTTTCCTTATAAATCTGCAAAACAAGCTGGTCCTTTTTTATGTTCGCCAACTCGTGTCGGCTTTGAGGTTACCTTTACACGCTGGGTAACTACAATGCCGGATGCCGATCTTCATATAGATCCACCTATGTAA
- a CDS encoding sugar O-acetyltransferase, translating to MKNQSEKEKMLAGKPYKGMSEELLNDRQYAKEVLFDFNTLRPREIEKRNELLKQILGKTGETFFIEPPFRCDYGYNITLGENFYSNYNFTVLDCAPITFGDHVLLGPNVSIYAVNHPTHHELRVQEYEYALPVTIGNNVWIGGGAIINMGVSIGDNTIIGSGSVVTKDIPANVIAVGNPCRVLREITDKDKKQFAHLDYN from the coding sequence ATGAAAAATCAGAGTGAAAAAGAAAAAATGTTGGCGGGTAAGCCCTATAAAGGGATGAGCGAGGAGCTTCTGAATGATCGGCAATACGCTAAGGAAGTATTGTTTGACTTCAATACTCTGCGTCCTAGAGAAATAGAAAAACGCAACGAACTGCTGAAGCAGATATTAGGTAAAACGGGCGAGACCTTTTTTATTGAACCTCCATTTCGTTGTGATTATGGATACAATATTACGTTGGGTGAGAATTTCTACTCCAATTATAATTTTACAGTATTGGACTGTGCTCCAATTACGTTTGGAGATCATGTATTGCTCGGGCCAAATGTCAGCATCTATGCAGTGAACCATCCCACACATCATGAATTGAGAGTTCAAGAGTATGAATATGCACTCCCGGTAACCATCGGAAACAATGTATGGATTGGTGGAGGCGCAATTATTAATATGGGAGTAAGTATTGGAGACAATACCATTATAGGTTCTGGAAGTGTGGTAACTAAGGATATACCAGCCAATGTAATAGCCGTTGGAAATCCATGTAGAGTACTGCGTGAAATTACAGATAAGGATAAGAAGCAATTTGCTCATTTGGACTACAACTAG
- a CDS encoding helix-turn-helix transcriptional regulator, whose translation MHTINQEVGKKIRSFRKIKGLTVQQLADMIYKSKATLSKYESGDITIDLVILYSIAKALNVQVEQLLYIEPRQPSTLINTLPSTFFKNSTRFYSYFYDGRINKLVRCVVDMLAQPDDNRYKTMLYMNVKNFEHYQECENTYWGHTEHYDTLTTLMLKNQATPLENLTINILASFLESEQKWGLMSGVSFRPFMPIALKMLFSRTPIPETPELIHELKISKDDVRTMKIYNMLAVT comes from the coding sequence ATGCATACTATCAATCAAGAAGTGGGTAAAAAAATCAGAAGCTTCCGCAAAATTAAGGGATTGACCGTTCAACAACTGGCAGACATGATTTACAAAAGTAAAGCTACGTTATCCAAATATGAGAGTGGCGATATTACCATTGATCTCGTCATCTTGTACAGCATTGCAAAAGCGTTAAACGTTCAGGTAGAGCAGCTTCTCTATATCGAACCGAGACAGCCCTCCACGTTGATTAACACACTTCCCTCCACTTTTTTCAAGAATTCCACCCGGTTTTATTCTTATTTTTATGATGGACGAATTAATAAGCTGGTAAGATGTGTAGTGGACATGCTGGCGCAGCCGGATGACAATCGTTATAAGACGATGTTATATATGAATGTTAAAAATTTTGAACATTATCAGGAATGCGAAAATACATATTGGGGGCATACGGAGCACTATGACACACTGACCACCCTTATGCTCAAAAATCAGGCTACCCCTCTCGAAAATCTGACCATCAATATTCTGGCTTCTTTCCTGGAATCTGAGCAGAAGTGGGGTCTCATGTCCGGCGTTTCCTTCCGTCCCTTTATGCCGATTGCTTTAAAAATGCTTTTTTCGAGAACACCCATACCAGAAACTCCCGAGCTAATTCATGAGCTTAAAATTTCCAAAGATGATGTGCGAACCATGAAAATATACAATATGCTCGCTGTGACCTGA
- a CDS encoding PatB family C-S lyase yields MKYDFDEVIDRRGTNAMNTDGFREYIFKAEGDMVFPYKDDEFIRMWIADMEFATPPEIIEAIKERLDKRIFGYSQVFDPNYYLAVVGWTQRYYNWTFSEEQLVTSPGIIPALYELAEYICKSDEKVLILTPSYAFFKAAADYNGLELVCSELINQEGHYTINYEDLEAKARDEKVSVCIFCNPHNPSGRVWTKEELQRVGKICLENEVWIISDEIHCDLLRNGQVHTPMAKLFPDSDRIITCMAPSKTFNMAGLMFSNVIIPNETLRGTWKARHYGFKNPLSIVATQAAYLHGDEWLRQLKNYLDENFIFTKQYLNRYLPEAIFHIPEATYLAWVDISAYVPKEENLPLFFANHAGVLLEDGKMFVANAEGYIRLNLACPRSMLEEGLRRICKVLTENPLILNLT; encoded by the coding sequence GTGAAGTATGATTTTGATGAGGTTATTGACCGTAGAGGAACCAACGCCATGAACACTGACGGCTTCCGGGAGTATATTTTTAAGGCGGAGGGTGATATGGTCTTTCCTTATAAGGATGATGAATTTATTCGCATGTGGATCGCTGACATGGAGTTTGCCACACCTCCTGAGATTATTGAAGCCATCAAGGAACGGCTGGATAAACGAATTTTTGGCTATAGCCAGGTGTTTGATCCTAACTATTACCTTGCTGTGGTCGGCTGGACGCAGCGGTATTATAACTGGACTTTTTCAGAGGAGCAGCTGGTTACTTCACCAGGGATCATTCCTGCTCTCTATGAGCTGGCTGAATACATTTGCAAGTCGGATGAAAAAGTACTGATCCTTACCCCATCCTATGCCTTCTTCAAGGCTGCGGCGGATTATAACGGCTTGGAACTGGTGTGTTCAGAACTAATCAATCAAGAGGGGCATTATACGATTAATTATGAAGACCTGGAAGCGAAAGCTAGAGATGAAAAGGTGTCTGTATGCATTTTCTGTAATCCGCATAATCCATCTGGCCGTGTATGGACCAAGGAAGAGTTACAGAGAGTAGGGAAGATTTGTCTTGAAAATGAGGTCTGGATTATATCGGATGAAATACACTGCGATTTGTTGAGGAACGGGCAAGTTCACACCCCGATGGCCAAACTTTTCCCGGACTCAGATCGGATTATCACTTGTATGGCTCCTAGTAAAACCTTTAATATGGCCGGGCTGATGTTTTCGAATGTCATCATTCCCAATGAAACGCTCAGGGGAACCTGGAAAGCGCGTCATTACGGCTTTAAAAATCCGCTTAGTATTGTCGCAACACAAGCTGCATACCTGCATGGAGATGAGTGGCTGCGGCAATTAAAAAATTATTTGGACGAGAATTTTATATTTACCAAGCAATATTTGAACCGTTACTTGCCAGAAGCTATATTCCATATTCCAGAGGCGACTTATCTGGCATGGGTTGATATCAGCGCCTATGTACCAAAAGAAGAGAATTTACCTTTGTTTTTTGCCAATCATGCCGGAGTTTTGTTGGAAGACGGGAAGATGTTTGTTGCCAACGCTGAGGGATACATTCGTCTGAATCTGGCTTGTCCGAGGTCCATGCTGGAAGAGGGCCTAAGAAGAATATGCAAGGTGTTAACAGAAAATCCATTAATACTTAATCTCACCTAA